ATGGTGCCCAGTGAGGCAGAGGGAAAGCTAGCagacaccacccccaccctccacccaccccctcggTTGGCTGAATGATCGGAGAGAACCAAGTAGGATGATGGAAGAGGCCTGTGCCTTAAAGATCTGGTGAGAAGGGGAAGATGAGGGCGAAGTAATGACAGTTGAATGGCTGGTGGCCACTATGTGAGCTCCCAGGGCTGGGTGATTGAGTATCTGAAGGCTCCCACAGGTCCATGTGATGGAGATCTTTGGGGAAAGACTCAAGGTGGAAAGTTGCAGCTCATGAGAAATGTAAAGAACCAAATTATCTACATAAAAGCTTACATTtaaataaaaaggcaaaattcTTACCTCATTTTACTTACCTACACCAACATGGCTGCTGTCTCGAAAACCTAGGCTAGTCCACAGTGATACtcgttggccagaggctgcaactGCATACAgactcaggttttttttttactctcAATATACTGCAAGAGTCTCTTTGCGCTGCCATGTAACACCCTATCATGTTCAATCTATCACGTAATGTTCTGTTTACAACACCCACTGCCATGGATGGAAAAATAAGAAAGCAGAAACAAACAGTGTAGCAACAGCAAGTCGGGGAAGTAAAGAGTCTGATATCTGGGAATGGATTGTGAATATAGATTGATCCATTCTCTAAACCAGATAGACTGTGGTTATGGATTAATTTGTTCACCAACTTTGTGACATGTGTGTATGGGGGGAGGAGGGTGCGTATATAATGGAGCCATACAGAAAGAAGGAACGAGAAAGATGTATAGAGAAAGCAAGTGTGTGAGAAGCACACAAGGAAGGGAGATTTACAAAATATGGAAGCgtcagaagataaaagaaatttAGAAAAACAGAAAGAATGAGGAACAGTCAGAGACAGCCTGAAGTACAGAGGTAACAAAAGGGTCATCTGATGTAtaaagaaaaagacagaaaggaccaGACAGAAAAAAGTTACACACAAAAAAAGATAGTTACAGGAAGTGGAAGACTTTTTCCCCCCTGTTTCTGTCCATGAGCAACAGCACAAAAGGTCAAATAGTAATAAATAAAAATCAATAGGGTACTGAATaacgaggttcatttctagagtaaTAGAATActaaagcagggaggtaatgttacaTTTGGTTTAGTTATTCATTTAATTGATCTCTTTCTTCTATCCATCTAAGCAGGGGTGAAGGTTTGCGATTATCGGTGTATTTGTCAGTATTGTTGGTCACGTtcttaccccagaggactgtctTCCCACCCGGCAGGCTGCTGTGCTCAATATGACAGGCGTATTGTTTCCCATCATACGGATTAAATTGAAGGGTCGTCCTCAGTTGATACGTCCCATCTTCATTAGGTAATAACCCAGTAGATTTGGTCTCAGGGACATGTTCTCCATTCTTCAACCAGGTCACATTGATGGGCTGCGGATAAAATCCAGTCGCAATGCAGTGAAGAAACCAATGGTCACTATTCCTGGCAATTATTGAGACCTCAGGGGAAACTATAGGATAGAACTACAGTTATTGTCAACTTCAATCAAAATCGCACATTTCACAATAAAATCAAGGGGGTcattttggcgatagtgtaaaacgggtgatatcagaTCGGCCGACTATTAtatgggaatggggagagatgtataacatggGCTGATCCGACATCGTCCATTGTACAATATCACcaagagttaaaattacccccaggttGTTCTGAACTTACCTTTTCTGGTCAGTATTGCTTTTCCAAGTGGATAGAACGTCCTCCATAAATCTACACAGTCCTTTTCTAACAAGCTCTTGAAATAAAGGTTCATTTTTCTTTCGTCATCCCATTTCACTTTGAAGGGCTGAGCTATTGGTTCATGTATAGTCCAAACCAATTTGTCTTTATCAAAACTAAGTGCGTATCTTCCATCAAAAGCGAACTTCAGCACCCCTCCACTAGGATTGTTATCATTCAGCTCACAGCCAAACACTCCTTGAACGTAATGAATACCTAAAACAGTAATTCAATCGATTAATAGCTAAATAATTATCGGATCTATTCACACCAAACCTGCCAGTTTCACAGTTATTTTCCACTCACCTCATATTCAGTCACTCTTTTCACATTATTAAGGGTAGAAATTGAGTTAAGTGTCGAAAACAAGTAGGGACACAAAATTTACAGTAGAGAAAGAGAATATTTGGCACCAAATTTAAACTGGAACTGTCCAATTCCATTTCCCGGCCATTGCCCATTTCCTTTAAAAATCTTCCTTTTCATAtatttatcaatttcccttttaaattatgttgtaTTAGCTGTCACAGTAGAATTGCAGATTCTAATGGGAAAAAAATCCTCATGGTTCTTTTAGTGAATGTGTGCCTCTTATTAACAATTCACCAATCAGCGGTAACTATTGTTCTTTCTTTACTCTCTCAAAAACCTACGTAACATTGAAAAGTTCTCATATCCTCCACTAACCTTGGCTATTTGCACCATTTTCCAAGTCAACCTTCAGAACCACAATCACACATTCGAGTGAATCACATCCCCGTGCCTCTAATATCCTTGCTATAATAGGTGCTCAGAACTGCATGCAAAATTCCAACAGTGTACTAACCAATGTCTCCCGTAAGTCAACAGCAATTCCCTGATTTTATACACAAAGCCCCCACACATAAAAACCAGACGGGGTGAAACTGGTCTTTGCGGGTAGCACGAAATGGactgatagtgaattggcagcctgttttacaccacgcccgatttttaTTTTCTATTGGCTTcaaagatgtaaaatgggctgtcaatTCGCTATGACCTCAATAGACAGGAAaactggacggagtgtataaCGATCTAATATCGCTCGtttttcactctcacctcaagttaaaattacccctcacGCATGCAACGCCACAGGAAATTGAGTATCAAAATTAGAAAGCTTGCATCTGTctgcacttcctgtccacaaactcATTCTTCCTGTTGTCATATTTCTGTTACATGTGTGTTAAATTCCTGTGTCCAGGTTTATAATGGTAGCTGCCAACTGTAATGCTTGTCATGCTGAAATTTCATCCTCCCACCGTAGGCGGTATGTTTGATCTCAGCTTTGCATTTCGCAGAGAACCTCCTATGTTCCAACCAATTCCACTAATTTCAAGCAGAgaataagttttgctatttaactataatgcTATCTATGGTATATTAGATTAGATTTCTAATATAATgcattatatttatatttatatgcaCTATCTGACCATGCAACCTTACTTCTGGTTGTCACATTTTTGGAACATCTTATGTCAACTTTTTCCCTTTATAAATTCCAATGTTCACATTTAAAATGGGAGATGCCAGTGTAAAGTTAGCAGAATCCTTGCTCTAGAAGTGGCACTGTAATGCTTCAGTTTTATATTGTCCAACTCTTCAGCCGATGCATCTGGGTAACTCCCATGTACAAACCAACTCTCCTTCTCAACTTCACAATTTGCTATCAATTTTGCTAATAAACTTTAAATAATATTATAACATGACAGAATGTATGACACAAAATAGGGATTGAATTATGTTTGTACAGTTTGGGCTAATCTTCCCTTCCCTCCAACCTTGCTACAATAGTTTTGACCCCCTTGGCTTAATTGTGACGTTGGCCGATAGCGGATcagtcgcccgttatacatctct
This window of the Heptranchias perlo isolate sHepPer1 unplaced genomic scaffold, sHepPer1.hap1 HAP1_SCAFFOLD_233, whole genome shotgun sequence genome carries:
- the LOC137310252 gene encoding class I histocompatibility antigen, F10 alpha chain-like isoform X2, which encodes MFLFALLSFYRFQRVESESHSLLFYYTLNHGSADLPEYSVMGRLDGCEIHYYDSNMKITVPRQQWLADAFDKRYWEEYTITEAGFHGLIKGQFDRWLQQSNETSSIHYVQGVFGCELNDNNPSGGVLKFAFDGRYALSFDKDKLVWTIHEPIAQPFKVKWDDERKMNLYFKSLLEKDCVDLWRTFYPLGKAILTRKVSPEVSIIARNSDHWFLHCIATGFYPQPINVTWLKNGEHVPETKSTGLLPNEDGTYQLRTTLQFNPYDGKQYACHIEHSSLPGGKTVLWEEKIEKGNHVGLIVAVVLVLLAIIIALTYMWWRRRRDAA
- the LOC137310252 gene encoding class I histocompatibility antigen, F10 alpha chain-like isoform X1 → MFLFALLSFYRFQRVESESHSLLFYYTLNHGSADLPEYSVMGRLDGCEIHYYDSNMKITVPRQQWLADAFDKRYWEEYTITEAGFHGLIKGQFDRWLQQSNETSSIHYVQGVFGCELNDNNPSGGVLKFAFDGRYALSFDKDKLVWTIHEPIAQPFKVKWDDERKMNLYFKSLLEKDCVDLWRTFYPLGKAILTRKVSPEVSIIARNSDHWFLHCIATGFYPQPINVTWLKNGEHVPETKSTGLLPNEDGTYQLRTTLQFNPYDGKQYACHIEHSSLPGGKTVLWEEKIEKGNHVGLIVAVVLVLLAIIIALTYMWWRRRRDYNIV